One window of the Wolbachia endosymbiont of Encarsia formosa genome contains the following:
- the pheT gene encoding phenylalanine--tRNA ligase subunit beta, giving the protein MKFTLSWLLEYLETNASLEEITDKLTHIGLEVENVIDNSRLAGFVVAEVLEVAPHPNADKLKLCKVNDGSKVLQIVCGAKNVREGMKTVLASLGSTLPKSDFTIKLAKIRGVLSEGMLCSAFELALTQDESEGIIELSDDYKVEDKFFNCDPVIDINVTPNRGDCLGVYGIARDLAATGIGTLKTLSITQLTYSMASPINVKVIDGESFISGIYITNVKNKESPKWLKDKLESIGMRSISAIVDITNYIMISFNRPIHPYNAKKIEGELTVRKANNGEKFIGLNDKEYLLNKDISVISDDKNVHAIAGVMGSKYSECTIETTDIFLESAWFDPISITKSSRQLSISTDSSYRFARSVDPSFTLDGLNLAAQMILDLCGGEVSSVVSAGNLNKADTKINFDYQDANKLGSVSASPDELFNILTKLGFSIDKRTENNWSIHVPTWRSDVTIPADLVEEAVRIYSYDKIKEEPLAEDVTVEEETQDDLRILMTSRGFHEVITWSFMSESTSEKFGYLNKLFIIDNPFNNYFNIMRPSIIPNLLKVTADNTAHGTLDFAIFEIGPIYNDEAQSKYVLSGIRSGNNLPRNHYNIDRKVDVFDAKADLITALELFNVNCDNLAIERAEKEYYHPGKSGTLSFRSKIVGYFGELHPSILNFFNIKQKVVGFELILENIENLPVSKKKFIDYKYQSVKRDFAFIVNKDVAAGNIINMVKKSSELITEVLIFDVYHGNNIESNKMSIAFSVTFCSPTHTLTEEEIQKESNMIVNLVCENTEGTLRAHH; this is encoded by the coding sequence ATGAAATTCACATTATCTTGGTTATTAGAGTACTTAGAAACCAATGCTAGTTTAGAGGAAATTACTGATAAATTAACTCACATAGGGTTGGAAGTAGAGAATGTGATCGACAATTCCAGATTGGCCGGGTTTGTTGTTGCAGAAGTATTAGAAGTCGCACCTCATCCAAATGCTGATAAATTAAAATTATGTAAAGTAAATGATGGAAGTAAAGTTCTGCAGATAGTATGTGGAGCAAAGAATGTTAGAGAAGGAATGAAAACCGTACTTGCATCTCTTGGCAGCACATTACCAAAAAGTGACTTCACAATTAAGCTTGCAAAAATACGAGGAGTGTTAAGTGAAGGAATGCTCTGCTCTGCTTTCGAACTTGCGCTGACTCAAGATGAAAGTGAAGGAATCATTGAGCTTTCTGATGATTATAAAGTAGAAGATAAATTTTTCAATTGTGATCCTGTAATTGATATAAATGTCACTCCAAATCGTGGAGATTGCCTAGGTGTTTATGGAATAGCACGTGATCTAGCAGCAACTGGAATTGGGACACTCAAGACTTTAAGCATTACACAACTTACCTATTCTATGGCCTCACCAATAAACGTCAAAGTCATCGATGGGGAGAGCTTTATTAGTGGAATATACATCACCAATGTAAAAAATAAAGAGAGCCCAAAATGGCTGAAAGATAAATTGGAATCGATAGGAATGCGCTCCATTTCTGCAATAGTTGATATTACTAATTACATCATGATATCCTTTAATCGCCCAATACATCCATATAATGCAAAAAAAATAGAAGGAGAGCTCACAGTACGTAAAGCAAACAATGGAGAAAAATTTATTGGTTTAAATGATAAAGAATACTTATTGAACAAAGACATAAGCGTTATTTCTGATGATAAAAATGTTCATGCAATTGCTGGAGTTATGGGTAGTAAGTACAGTGAATGCACTATTGAAACTACTGACATCTTTTTAGAGTCTGCTTGGTTTGACCCTATTTCTATCACTAAATCTTCAAGGCAGCTAAGCATCTCCACGGACTCAAGTTACAGGTTTGCACGTTCAGTTGACCCTAGTTTTACCCTTGATGGACTCAATCTTGCAGCCCAGATGATTTTAGATTTATGTGGTGGAGAAGTGTCAAGTGTAGTGTCTGCTGGCAATCTGAATAAGGCTGATACCAAGATAAATTTTGATTATCAAGATGCAAACAAACTTGGAAGTGTATCTGCATCACCTGATGAATTATTCAATATTCTAACAAAATTAGGGTTTAGTATTGATAAAAGAACTGAAAATAATTGGAGCATACATGTACCAACCTGGAGATCGGACGTAACCATACCTGCTGACTTAGTTGAAGAGGCAGTAAGAATATACAGCTATGATAAAATAAAGGAAGAGCCACTAGCAGAAGACGTTACAGTAGAAGAAGAGACACAAGATGATTTGCGCATTTTAATGACAAGCAGAGGGTTTCATGAAGTGATAACTTGGTCTTTTATGAGTGAATCAACATCTGAAAAGTTTGGTTACTTGAATAAATTATTTATTATCGATAACCCATTTAATAATTACTTTAATATAATGAGACCAAGTATCATACCAAATTTGTTGAAAGTTACTGCAGATAATACTGCCCATGGTACACTTGATTTTGCAATTTTTGAAATTGGACCAATTTATAATGATGAAGCTCAGTCTAAGTATGTTTTAAGCGGAATCAGGTCAGGAAATAATCTGCCACGAAACCATTATAACATTGACAGGAAAGTAGATGTTTTTGACGCAAAGGCTGATCTCATAACAGCTTTGGAACTTTTTAATGTCAATTGTGATAATTTAGCAATAGAGAGAGCAGAAAAAGAATATTACCACCCAGGAAAGTCAGGTACCTTATCTTTTAGAAGTAAAATAGTTGGTTATTTTGGAGAACTGCATCCAAGTATACTGAATTTTTTTAACATCAAACAAAAAGTTGTAGGCTTTGAGTTGATATTAGAAAATATTGAAAATTTACCTGTAAGTAAGAAAAAATTTATCGATTATAAATATCAAAGTGTAAAACGCGACTTTGCATTTATTGTAAATAAAGATGTAGCAGCAGGTAATATAATCAATATGGTGAAAAAAAGCTCAGAGCTCATCACAGAAGTTTTGATATTTGATGTATATCATGGAAACAATATAGAATCGAATAAGATGTCTATAGCATTTTCAGTTACTTTCTGCTCTCCAACTCACACTTTAACTGAAGAGGAAATCCAAAAAGAATCAAATATGATAGTCAACTTAGTGTGTGAAAATACTGAAGGAACTTTGAGAGCTCATCATTAA
- a CDS encoding F0F1 ATP synthase subunit A — MALNPLEQFKVYTIIELPKLFGYDINFTNSSLFMMISVILMVLFLLLGIRKGAVIPGYLQAAVEYVYDFVVSIIESNTGSKSLKHIPLIFTVFIFILSCNLVGVLPYSFTVTSHVIVTFALSMVAFIYITIVGFKERGVGFLRILLPKGTPSWLAPIIIIIKLFAYLVRPISLSIRLAANMIAGHTIIKVIAGFVINMNIFFTPAPFLFIIALIGFEVFVAVLQAYIFTILTCVYLSDAVK, encoded by the coding sequence ATGGCGTTAAATCCGCTAGAACAATTTAAAGTATATACAATAATAGAACTACCAAAATTATTTGGGTATGACATAAACTTTACCAACTCATCTCTTTTTATGATGATATCGGTGATATTAATGGTACTGTTTTTGCTCCTTGGAATAAGAAAAGGTGCAGTAATACCAGGATATTTGCAAGCTGCAGTTGAATATGTATATGATTTTGTTGTTTCAATAATAGAAAGTAACACTGGAAGTAAGAGTCTAAAACATATTCCATTGATATTTACAGTATTTATTTTCATTTTATCATGTAATTTAGTTGGTGTTCTGCCTTATAGTTTCACGGTCACAAGTCATGTAATAGTCACTTTTGCTTTGTCGATGGTGGCTTTTATTTATATAACGATTGTTGGGTTTAAGGAAAGAGGAGTAGGATTTTTGCGCATATTGCTACCAAAAGGAACTCCTTCGTGGCTTGCACCTATAATCATCATTATTAAATTATTTGCTTATTTAGTAAGACCGATTAGTTTATCAATAAGGCTTGCAGCAAATATGATTGCGGGTCATACAATCATCAAAGTGATAGCAGGATTCGTCATAAATATGAACATATTTTTTACACCTGCACCTTTTTTGTTTATAATTGCACTAATAGGATTTGAAGTATTTGTTGCAGTTTTGCAAGCTTATATATTTACTATATTAACATGTGTATATTTGTCAGATGCAGTAAAGTAA
- a CDS encoding F0F1 ATP synthase subunit C: protein MDLVALKFIAIGLAVFGMLGAGLGIANIFSAMLNGIARNPESEGKMKSYVYIGAAMVEIMGLLAFVLAMLLIFAA from the coding sequence ATGGATTTAGTGGCTTTAAAATTTATAGCAATTGGTTTGGCTGTATTTGGAATGCTCGGTGCTGGTTTAGGTATAGCTAATATCTTCTCTGCTATGTTAAATGGGATTGCGAGAAATCCTGAGTCAGAAGGTAAAATGAAAAGTTACGTTTATATTGGTGCTGCCATGGTTGAAATCATGGGGTTGCTTGCGTTTGTACTTGCAATGTTATTAATATTTGCTGCTTAA
- a CDS encoding glycosyltransferase family 2 protein, which translates to MPVLQTDNVEKIKFDSSLCKEQEKLFYYRFNIIPWQKLNDTTFFMVEDISQDINLWFESHYSIEYVLIKANSEQILNLLNSHFGISEFASNYLYYKNRNFSAKSIRLSSIFFSSFFVIISTLTLTKKYAYFALMLIFIIGCSSSLFKFVTKIFGLRKISNQKADYDKMNEPIYTILLPAFKENAVIKQLIKSIESLDYPKSKLDVKLVIESDDQEMLAAIEKCTLPQYFEVIKVPHSLPRTKAKSCNYAMSFARGKYVVIYDADDKPDPLQLKKALIEFNKGDEKLSCVQAKLNYYNFGCNFLTKFFSLEYMNWFQYFLPGFQKMNMPIPLGGSSNHFSVEILKKVLFWDAYNVTEDADLGLRLAQMGYKTRIIDSETLEESPTTVFAWIKQRARWIKGYMQTYIVHLKNIKLLFKHTGLKGILLLNLFVGSSALMFFMTPFLLLSLILTQVLSGLFLYYFIVVYVINLIFLIIAIKQQKMPFYFYIISIFFPVYSLLHSVAAFLALWEFVIHPQQWNKTQHGLWKQNL; encoded by the coding sequence ATGCCTGTACTTCAAACTGATAATGTAGAAAAAATTAAATTTGATTCTAGTTTATGCAAAGAACAAGAGAAACTTTTCTACTATAGGTTTAATATAATTCCTTGGCAAAAATTAAATGATACTACTTTTTTTATGGTTGAAGACATAAGCCAAGATATCAACCTTTGGTTCGAATCTCATTACAGTATTGAATATGTATTAATAAAAGCGAATAGTGAACAGATTTTAAATCTTCTTAACTCGCATTTTGGTATTTCAGAATTCGCAAGTAACTACTTATATTATAAGAATCGTAATTTTTCAGCTAAAAGCATTAGGCTCAGTTCAATCTTTTTTTCCTCTTTTTTTGTTATAATTTCGACTTTAACACTGACAAAAAAATATGCATATTTTGCTTTGATGTTGATATTTATAATCGGATGTTCTAGTTCTTTATTCAAATTTGTAACTAAAATTTTTGGCTTGCGTAAAATTTCTAACCAAAAAGCAGATTATGATAAGATGAATGAACCTATATATACTATTTTATTGCCTGCTTTTAAAGAGAATGCGGTTATAAAGCAATTGATTAAGAGCATTGAAAGTTTGGATTATCCTAAATCAAAATTAGATGTAAAGCTTGTGATAGAGAGCGATGATCAAGAAATGTTGGCAGCTATAGAAAAATGCACTTTACCACAGTATTTTGAAGTAATAAAAGTGCCTCATTCTCTGCCTAGAACAAAAGCTAAGTCATGCAATTATGCTATGAGCTTTGCTAGAGGAAAGTATGTGGTAATATATGATGCAGATGACAAGCCAGATCCGTTGCAGTTAAAAAAAGCACTAATTGAATTTAATAAGGGCGACGAAAAGTTGTCTTGTGTACAGGCGAAATTAAATTACTATAACTTTGGTTGCAATTTTCTTACAAAATTCTTTTCTCTCGAGTATATGAACTGGTTTCAATATTTTTTGCCTGGATTTCAAAAAATGAACATGCCAATACCTTTGGGCGGTAGCAGTAACCATTTTTCAGTGGAAATTTTAAAGAAAGTGCTTTTTTGGGATGCTTACAATGTCACTGAAGACGCTGACCTTGGTTTGAGACTTGCTCAAATGGGATATAAAACCAGGATTATTGATTCAGAAACATTGGAAGAATCACCAACTACTGTGTTTGCTTGGATCAAACAAAGAGCACGCTGGATTAAAGGTTATATGCAAACTTACATTGTTCACTTAAAAAATATAAAATTACTTTTTAAGCACACTGGACTCAAAGGAATTTTGCTATTAAACCTTTTTGTTGGTTCCTCAGCTTTGATGTTTTTTATGACTCCTTTTTTGTTGCTTTCATTGATACTAACTCAAGTTTTAAGTGGATTATTTTTATATTATTTTATAGTAGTATACGTTATTAACTTGATTTTTTTGATAATAGCTATCAAACAGCAAAAAATGCCTTTTTATTTTTATATAATATCAATATTTTTTCCCGTTTATAGTCTACTACATAGCGTTGCAGCTTTTCTCGCTTTGTGGGAATTTGTTATTCATCCTCAGCAATGGAACAAAACTCAGCATGGCTTATGGAAGCAAAACCTGTAG